In Zingiber officinale cultivar Zhangliang chromosome 1A, Zo_v1.1, whole genome shotgun sequence, a genomic segment contains:
- the LOC122013040 gene encoding putative germin-like protein 2-1, producing the protein MNSTRRAKMSAKIILIIAASIAVISSICVSSSDPGLLQDFCVADFTSNVFVNGFPCKDPLLVTSDDFFYSGIDQPRSTDNQLGSNITIVGVNRIRGLNTLGIIIARIDYAPGGLNPPHYHPRASEVFTVIEGNLFAGFITTNSDIGNTLYAKKLQKGDIFVFPQGLIHFQFNIGSKRAVATAAFGSQSPGLMTVPNAVFGSNPPVPAVILAKAFQLNTTTIEWLQQQNWVKNFNY; encoded by the exons atgAACTCAACTCGGAGAGCCAAAATGTCAGCTAAGATTATTCTGATCATTGCTGCTTCAATTGCCGTCATTTCTTCTATTTGTGTGTCGTCTTCTGACCCAGGCCTTCTTCAAGATTTTTGTGTTGCCGATTTCACCAGTAACG TGTTCGTAAATGGGTTCCCATGCAAAGACCCGCTCCTGGTCACCTCCGATGACTTCTTCTACTCCGGCATTGACCAGCCGCGAAGCACCGACAACCAGCTGGGCTCCAACATTACGATTGTAGGAGTGAATCGCATCCGAGGCCTGAACACATTGGGCATCATCATCGCCCGCATCGACTACGCTCCCGGCGGCCTCAATCCGCCCCACTACCACCCCCGCGCCTCCGAAGTCTTCACCGTCATCGAGGGCAACCTCTTCGCCGGCTTCATCACCACCAACTCCGATATCGGCAACACTCTATACGCCAAGAAGCTGCAGAAGGGCGACATCTTCGTCTTCCCCCAGGGACTCATCCACTTCCAGTTCAACATCGGCAGCAAAAG GGCTGTGGCGACTGCGGCGTTCGGGAGCCAAAGCCCGGGGCTGATGACGGTGCCGAACGCCGTGTTCGGGTCAAACCCGCCCGTGCCTGCCGTCATCCTGGCCAAGGCGTTCCAGCTTAACACGACCACCATCGAGTGGCTTCAGCAACAAAACTGGGTCAAAAACTTTAATTATTAG